The following proteins are encoded in a genomic region of Capra hircus breed San Clemente chromosome 16, ASM170441v1, whole genome shotgun sequence:
- the IER5 gene encoding immediate early response gene 5 protein, giving the protein MEFKLEAHRIVSISLGKIYNSRVQRGGIKLHKNLLVSLVLRSARQVYLSDPCPGLYLAGHPGAPAPPQQPEESAAGPPAGWGEPPPPAGRAAWPEPEPQPERPAVPEVLRAGDSEPAATVTAAGDTLQGGEAEAPEAAWRRVEGPRETAVGGAGGPAEVSGVFPEGPEAARGPCGCPPGDEDKLSAAPRVDGCRASRPAAAEPPASPPVCARKRGAGWVGGGPADCPAPGSTPLKKPRRNSEEQPGGAAAAAEEEEEEEEMETGNVANLISIFGSSFSGLLRKSPGGGREEAEGEESGPEAAEPGQICCDKPVLRDINPWSTAIVAF; this is encoded by the coding sequence ATGGAGTTCAAACTGGAGGCTCACCGCATCGTCAGCATCTCCCTGGGCAAGATCTACAACTCGCGGGTCCAGCGCGGCGGCATCAAGCTGCACAAGAACCTCCTGGTCTCGCTGGTGCTCCGCAGCGCCCGCCAGGTCTACCTGAGCGACCCGTGCCCCGGCCTCTACCTGGCCGGTCACCCGGGGGCCCCAGCGCCGCCGCAGCAGCCCGAGGAGTCGGCGGCCGGGCCACCCGCGGGCTGGGGGGAGCCACCTCCGCCGGCCGGCCGTGCCGCCTGGCCGGAGCCCGAGCCTCAGCCAGAGCGCCCTGCCGTCCCAGAAGTGCTAAGGGCGGGTGACTCGGAGCCCGCGGCCACGGTGACGGCCGCCGGGGACACTCTTCAGGGCGGAGAGGCGGAGGCGCCGGAAGCTGCCTGGCGCCGCGTGGAGGGACCGCGAGAGACGGCGGTCGGAGGAGCCGGGGGTCCCGCCGAAGTCTCGGGGGTCTTCCCCGAAGGGCCCGAGGCAGCGCGCGGCCCCTGCGGCTGCCCCCCGGGGGACGAGGACAAGCTGAGCGCGGCCCCTCGCGTGGACGGCTGCCGCGCGTCTCGCCCCGCTGCAGCTGAGCCCCCCGCGTCGCCCCCCGTCTGCGCCAGAAAGCGCGGCGCTGGGTGGGTGGGCGGCGGCCCCGCGGACTGCCCAGCGCCCGGCTCGACCCCGCTCAAGAAACCCCGCCGGAACTCAGAGGAGCAGCcgggcggggcggcggcggccgcggaggaggaggaggaggaggaggagatggagaccGGTAACGTGGCTAACCTCATTAGCATCTTCGGTTCCAGCTTCTCGGGACTCTTACGGAAAAGCCCCGGGGGCGGCCGGGAGGAAGCGGAGGGAGAGGAGAGCGGTCCGGAAGCCGCTGAGCCCGGGCAGATCTGCTGCGATAAGCCGGTGCTGAGAGACATTAACCCTTGGAGCACTGCCATCGTGGCCTTCTGA